A stretch of Fusarium poae strain DAOMC 252244 chromosome 2, whole genome shotgun sequence DNA encodes these proteins:
- a CDS encoding hypothetical protein (TransMembrane:5 (i51-77o89-110i131-148o154-176i467-488o)) — MVRQYLPVSSKGQQDIHLQFQNHSSNTPSPSPPPTRRFQGLPARRRSKVKLWLGLTGKWCITIFFIIVVYIILIAYALHDVMSEIQKKYFNALITGFLIALGLSTMSQLTHAVQDLRWWILSKRPRSRQKVKAILQVHSMSQVLVLAFKSSRWTIHVGVATWVALFLATQIGYASLGLCYSVEKTEDQALLVPGNVSVANLTTISTSSIVNASGSTEAEEYAANSYGIISLALNEGKLYDIPWPGTLFFADNNFLFCDGNCSYIFRETNTLTLDNPVKAPVAAFTDRRVNITTQCTAYKVNQGGNGTEQTIIVGEGRREANITLPKKEIPGEKLYMTSASHKCGKDCSIVWVFEPSSTNPWFYDCNVQMSTVENAKRPEHEVGPRLARLATSAIALGGRDGMNDTRSNSYPIASIFGAPLNGSAESMEYLLSRFATGVLAAVIESNTDIVLVGQAPTVGQKLNVSHWGIITLILWVTAFLQLLVAVVATKVSERVVVPEGDSLSEAKVLRNMVEEDMLDEETKDITKGKSLWIYRSRHLGDGLYDLYMEEVRT, encoded by the exons ATGGTACGACAATATCTCCCCGTCTCGTCAAAAGGTCAACAAGATATCCACCTTCAATTCCAGAACCATTCATCAAACACACCCAgcccatcaccaccaccaacaagaCGGTTCCAAGGTCTTCCTGCCCGTCGTCGATCAAAGGTCAAACTATGGCTAGGCCTCACTGGAAAATGGTGCATCACAATTTTCTTCATCATAGTCGTCTACATCATCCTAATCGCATATGCTCTTCACGATGTCATGTCAGAGATACAGAAGAAATACTTCAATGCGCTTATCACGGGATTTTTAATTGCTCTGGGTCTTTCAACTATGAGCCAGTTGACACATGCGGTACAGGACTTACGATGGTGGATCTTGAGTAAACGACCGAGGTCCAGACAAAAG GTCAAAGCAATTTTACAAGTCCATAGCATGAGTCAGGTGTTGGTCTTGGCCTTTAAATCAAGTCGATGGACAATTCACGTTGGTGTCGCGACCTGGGTAGCGCTATTTCTA GCAACACAAATCGGCTATGCCTCATTGGGCTTGTGCTATTCTGTCGAGAAAACCGAGGACCAAGCCCTCCTGGTTCCCGGAAACGTCTCTGTCGCCAACTTGACCACCATCTCAACATCAAGTATCGTCAACGCATCCGGCTCGACAGAAGCTGAGGAATATGCGGCCAACAGCTACGGAATTATATCCCTGGCTTTAAACGAGGGTAAACTTTACGATATTCCTTGGCCTGGAACTTTGTTCTTTGCGGACAACAATTTCCTATTTTGTGATGGGAATTGCTCTTATATCTTCCGCGAGACAAACACACTGACCTTGGATAATCCCGTCAAAGCTCCGGTTGCTGCGTTCACGGATAGGAGGGTCAACATCACGACACAATGCACGGCATACAAGGTAAACCAGGGTGGTAATGGAACTGAGCAAACTATCATTGTGGGAGAAGGACGCCGAGAAGCAAACATCACCCTACCTAAGAAGGAAATTCCTGGTGAGAAGCTCTACATGACATCTGCATCTCATAAGTGCGGCAAAGATTGCAGTATTGTTTGGGTATTTGAGCCATCGTCGACAAATCCATGGTTCTACGACTGCAACGTCCAAATGAGCACCGTCGAGAATGCAAAACGACCAGAGCATGAAGTTGGTCCAAGACTGGCACGTTTAGCTACATCGGCGATAGCCCTGGGAGGTCGCGACGGTATGAATGATACCCGATCAAACAGTTACCCAATTGCGTCAATCTTTGGCGCACCGCTCAATGGCTCAGCCGAGAGTATGGAATACCTTCTCTCACGCTTTGCAACGGGTGTGCTAGCAGCTGTCATTGAGTCAAATACGGATATTGTGCTTGTTGGCCAGGCTCCTACGGTAGGACAGAAACTCAACGTTTCACATTGGGGAATCATTACTCTCATCTTGTGGGTCACAGCATTTCTACAATTGTTGGTGGCTGTTGTAGCGACCAAGGTATCGGAAAGGGTTGTTGTGCCAGAGGGCGATTCCCTATCTGAAGCCAAGGTTTTGAGGAACATGGTTGAAGAGGATATGTTGGATGAGGAGACGAAAGATATCACGAAAGGGAAGAGTTTGTGGATATACAGGAGTCGGCATCTCGGGGATGGATTGTATGATTTATATATGGAGGAGGTAAGAACATGA
- a CDS encoding hypothetical protein (SECRETED:SignalP(1-21)~CAZy:GH125) — protein sequence MLYSYARQILLGAFALQGVDAASWKDYQPQNRTPSSCPDYVDYSQKPHEPLSSGKLKLPFMRPSEQCRTFKSPAVEKVISDMKKRIKNPDLARLFENAFPSTLDTTVKYFDTKENLAFIVTGDITAQWLRDTGNQFAHLYKLLPQDENLKELVKAIINTEARYISEYPYCGAFQPPPESGLSPSVNDYAELVTVNPPVDNQTVFECKYELDSLAGFLKIARSYYNNTKDASFINDNFKSAMTQILRVIDEQSQSTWADDWSYVSYYNWTGNAGSLSPPVPNSGNGEPKLANGLVACSHRPSDDLSVFNYITSDNAMMSVELDNVADVLDKVGSQKKLSTTLRGHAKTIRQAVWNHTLTSNGIFAYETNGYGGQYIMDDANVPSLVSLPYLGFLDRSDRTYQKTKSVLFSRANPYYAVGETFRGIGGPHANATNPWPMAHVSAIYGTDDDDEITERLNIILENTSGLGLIHESVNIYNSTVFTRPWFAWANSYFAEMVLDLAERKPGLIFKNDKPV from the exons ATGCTGTACTCGTACGCGCGACAAATCCTCCTCGGCGCATTTGCCCTACAAGGCGTTGATGCAGCGAGCTGGAAGGATTACCAACCTCAGAATCGTACACCGAGTTCATGTCCGGATTATGTCGATTACTCGCAAAAACCCCATGAACCTTTATCCTCAGGAAAGCTCAAGTTACCGTTTATGAGGCCGAGTGAACAATGCAGAACGTTCAAGAGCCCTGCTGTTGAG AAAGTGATTAGCGACATGAAGAAACGTATCAAGAATCCAGACCTTGCGCGTCTGTTTGAGAATGCTTTCCCGTCGACGCTTGACACGACGGTCAAGTACTTCGATACCAAGGAGAACCTGGCCTTCATTGTTACTGGT GACATCAC CGCACAGTGGTTACGCGACACCGGCAACCAGTTTGCTCATCTGTACAAGCTACTACCTCAAGACGAGAACTTGAAGGAACTAGTCAAGGCTATCATCAACACTGAAGCGAGATATATCTCTGAGTATCCTTACTGTG GCGCTTTTCAACCTCCTCCCGAGAGTGGATTGAGTCCTTCCGTCAAC GATTATGCTGAGCTTGTTACTGTGAATCC ACCAGTGGACAACCAGACCGTCTTTGAGTGCAAA TACGAGCTAGACTCTCTTGCCGGCTTCCTCAAAATCGCAAGATCATACTATAACAACACCAAGGACGCATCTTTCATCAATGACAACT TCAAATCTGCCATGACCCAAATCCTTCGCGTCATAGACGAACAATCTCAGAGTACATGGGCCGACGACTGGTCATATGTCAGCTACTACAACTGGACCGGCAACGCAGGATCCCTCTCCCCACCAGTTCCCAACAGCGGCAACGGTGAACCAAAACTAGCCAACGGTCTCGTCGCCTGTAGTCATCGCCCATCAGACGATCTCAGTGTTTTCAACTACATCACCTCCGATAACGCCATGATGTCGGTCGAGCTCGATAACGTAGCTGATGTACTAGACAAAGTAGGAAGTCAGAAGAAACTCTCCACGACACTGCGTGGACATGCCAAAACGATTCGCCAGGCTGTATGGAACCATACTCTCACTTCTAACGGTATCTTTGCCTACGAGACAAATGGTTACGGTGGACAGTATATCATGGATGACGCAAACGTTCCCAGCCTTGTATCATTACCCTACCTCGGCTTTCTCGACCGTTCCGATAGAACTTACCAAAAGACAAAGTCCGTTCTATTCTCCCGCGCAAACCCGTATTATGCAGTCGGCGAGACATTCCGCGGCATCGGCGGCCCTCACGCAAACGCCACGAACCCTTGGCCTATGGCCCATGTATCAGCTATCTACGGTactgatgacgacgatgagattACGGAGCGATTAAACATCATTCTCGAGAACACATCAGGACTTGGTTTGATTCATGAGAGTGTCAATATCTATAACTCGACTGTGTTTACGAGGCCTTGGTTCGCGTGGGCGAATAGTTATTTCGCTGAGATGGTGCTCGATTTGGCTGAGAGGAAACCTGGCTTGATCTTCAAGAATGACAAGCC TGTCTGA
- a CDS encoding hypothetical protein (MEROPS:MER0034665~CAZy:CE10), translating to MADFTEYGNASAEWLAVVDSRPPMDPSLSLKEMQRITNMHRENLAKAELEKLGNPEIHMKDYTVTARDGFALEVRTYRPPTADKDARLPIYIHLHGGGYVFGNIPSEDAICTAIALGANVTVVNLNYRHAPDFAYPTAWDDTEDTFHWVHDNIDELLGNPKQILVGGISAGAQLSAALTLRQNMSADGLARPKLAGQVLMIPALVHPDSYAPILEQLKDPSVSSFVQNVDAPLLNKAAVDKFTSLLKVSNPDPKDRRLNIGLASIDEVKGMPPTTLGISGLDCFRDEALFYGKKLAEAGVPTDIHVFKGLPHGFRRFGDQLSESKRWDKVMEDGIKWAISNPEPTGKFEIKLE from the exons ATGGCTGACTTTACCGAATATGGCAATGCTTCTGCAGAATGGCTTGCAGTAGTAGACAGCAGGCCACCCATGGACCCCTCTCTCAGCCTCAAGGAAATGCAGCGCATCACCAACATGCACCGAGAAAACCTCGCAAAGGCTGAACTGGAGAAGTTGGGAAACCCAGAAATCCACATGAAAGATTACACTGTCACCGCACGAGACGGGTTTGCTCTAGAGGTCCGAACTTATAGACCACCGACAGCCGACAAGGACGCCCGTCTTCCGATTTACATCCACCTCCACGGTGGTGGCTATGTTTTTGGAAATATTCCTTCAGAAGACGCTATCTGTACTGCTATTGCTCTCGGAGCCAATGTCACTGTTGTGAACCTCAACTATCGTCACGCGCCGGACTTTGCGTACCCAACAGCGTGGGACGATACTGAGGATACCTTCCACTGGGTCCACGACAACATTGACGAACTCCTCGGCAACCCAAAGCAAATCCTGGTCGGCGGCATCTCCGCCGGTGCTCAACTCTCAGCTGCCTTGACGTTGCGACAGAACATGTCTGCAGACGGTCTTGCACGACCAAAGCTTGCGGGTCAAGTTCTGATGATTCCGGCTCTTGTTCATCCGGACTCCTACGCACCTATCCTTGAACAGCTCAAGGATCCTTCAGTATCATCCTTTGTCCAAAATGTGGATGCTCCACTACTCAACAAGGCGGCGGTGGACAAGTTCACCAGCCTATTAAAAGTTTCGAACCCAGATCCCAAGGATAGGCGGTTAAACATTGGACTTGCGTCTATTGATGAGGTCAAGGGCATGCCACCTACGACACTTGGAATCTCTGGCTTGGATTGTTTCAGAGATGAAGCTCTTTTCTATGGAAAGAAGCTTGCTGAGGCAGG AGTACCTACCGATATCCACGTCTTCAAGGGTCTTCCCCATGGATTCCGTCGCTTTGGAGATCAGTTATCTGAGAGCAAGAGATGGGATAAGGTCATGGAGGATGGAATCAAGTGGGCTATTTCTAATCCTGAGCCAACTGGAAAGTTTGAGATTAAGCTTGAGTAG
- a CDS encoding hypothetical protein (TransMembrane:1 (o389-407i)), giving the protein MLRDGSNLYVNLFKGHKEPIATIPILNGKLYVINSPDLIQSALRNNDISFTPFILESSKAMWGLSDNAMASISVEANLKGGMQLIHSTLGGESLHKLNGNSLSRFMTYLNRVKPREMHEVADTYIWLRDMLTDASATAVFGSKNPITADKMHLVWEFDKQAMLVAAGLPSFMTKTAINARLKMNDLLLTYYKSGSENEKGVSEIIKQRVPYLRETNFTDDDLAHMELMILWVGVTNTAPVLFWLFVHVHSNPEYTSRVRAEIEAITVITETPEGKKATFDTILLEKSCPFLNACYQETLRHYSHSIGNRRVMQDTEIQDAQGRTYVLKKGVNVQWPPPVTHFNTEIWGQDADMFRPERFMDVTAQDEKKRRGALLSFGGGKHLCPGRKFAYTELLGLVGVVALGFKVKGLKLPKSKYAGVGIGGKVPDWGSMQKGFELKRRYGWEDVTWNFHESD; this is encoded by the exons ATGCTACGTGACGGAAGTAACCTCTACGTGAATCTCTT CAAAGGGCACAAAGAACCCATCGCTACTATTCCAATTCTGAACGGAAAACTCTATGTCATCAACTCTCCAGATCTCATCCAATCAGCCTTGCGAAATAACGACATATCATTCACTCCGTTCATTCTCGAATCCTCAAAGGCGATGTGGggtctcagcgataacgCGATGGCTTCAATTTCCGTTGAAGCAAATCTCAAGGGAGGAATGCAGCTCATTCATTCTACGCTGGGTGGAGAAAGCTTGCATAAACTTAATGGTAACTCGCTTTCGAGGTTCATGACATATCTCAATCGCGTCAAGCCAAGGGAGATGCACGAAGTGGCCGACACATATATCTGGCTCCGTGATATGCTCACTGATGCATCTGCCACGGCTGTGTTCGGATCCAAGAATCCTATTACGGCGGATAAGATGCACTTGGTTTG GGAATTCGATAAGCAAGCAATGCTGGTAGCAGCCGGCCTCCCCAGTTTTATGACCAAGACCGCTATTAACGCAAGACTCAAAATGAATGACCTTCTTCTTACATACTATAAAAGCGGAAGTGAGAACGAGAAAGGCGTTTCGGAAATCATTAAACAGCGAGTCCCGTATCTTCGTGAAACAAATTTCACAGACGATGATCTAGCACATATGGAGCTCATGATTCTCTGGGTCGGTGTCACAAACACGGCTCCTGTGCTCTTCTGGCTCTTCGTCCATGTCCACAGCAACCCTGAATACACATCTCGTGTGCGTGCGGAGATTGAAGCAATTACTGTTATCACAGAAACAccagaaggaaaaaaagcgACATTCGACACGATATTACTCGAGAAATCCTGTCCGTTTTTAAACGCATGCTACCAAGAGACTTTGAGGCATTATTCACATTCCATCGGCAATAGACGCGTTATGCAAGACACCGAGATCCAAGATGCGCAAGGTCGCACATATGTCCTCAAAAAAGGCGTCAACGTTCAATGGCCACCGCCGGTAACACATTTTAACACCGAGATCTGGGGTCAAGACGCCGACATGTTCAGACCCGAGAGATTCATGGACGTGACAGCGCaggacgagaagaagagaagaggcgCTCTGCTTTCTTTCGGCGGTGGAAAGCATCTTTGTCCTGGGAGAAAGTTCGCGTACACAGAGTTGCTGGGACTGGTTGGTGTTGTCGCACTGGGTTTTAAGGTCAAAGGACTGAAGTTACCCAAGTCGAAGTATGCTGGAGTGGGAATTGGTGGGAAAGTGCCAGATTGGGGAAGTATGCAAAAGGGGTTCGAGTTGAAAAGACGATACGGTTGGGAAGACGTTACATGGAACTTTCACGAAAGTGATTAA
- a CDS encoding hypothetical protein (TransMembrane:7 (o1029-1049i1069-1088o1100-1121i1133-1158o1178-1199i1279-1302o1314-1334i)), translating to MRFEFEVQEQHHRGCELFGIHRNKRRKVLAQFPLKVAWFSARMTFACLEYTSGTSSPGQSLRYKNVDQADQSPVIQTIYEILEWDMKSKPETEIVRDMEVMERRILSMYRDGTASAYDRDEYDMSHAEVLYSVFESAVSDYALLDRMIQDNRVLRAVLRVFEKLLKVNRDYDGSFPSDILKHFVRAAIDWPDGLRYLLSTEAKRFLNDSRSTEEYSPPIVLACQTPNLESATILLEAGCCLELSLRTGRAFWGTSMECIAVVASNLATRRLQLLKLAQEKLLRFFEGETVMFADLAAASICDSLDKANIPFHQSLRVERDYKSIYSCTAIPFEFFSIFWDAGFRQSRSHDKAGLLPAMTYRCHMFCPPYRKGTFDFLDSYHWMRDHDFLDVTPTDPLKLGLNRSSTAYHYIGAMFGAFFDAKTSESPNHFPDAQCVIDELSRVQVEDQCDCWCNAADHGCSPIKLLLKSHLSERHPGIAMDFDVLRHIVFHHKIVDFWPSATGQNVTGYANELLRLLTFEALDMTHTCCTFEAVHKEIVKDMVSTASEKPAAIFSCRAERVRGIRSLAEERESAHLLEDLMSEFTPQLILQGPGPEAFELFIKGYWRQRVCLKGILHALLVLGASGVALTDTTHDYSGPYDLGLHDGNNPTIQKNYKGWVNPEDLAPMPQCIAQQDQAAWLSAMTRCTRHRCTNHFIFCTHYQWLTELSCLSNEFSPTTIQRYVSFCSRSVLAKAQLAEWIQQITGRTWLVHLGDTNGLQSLSPRSLTQGYNIVSVEQKAPTCLRQSASTLNEPFEHVLGSCSFTGVTIHEGNAARPWEYSTARKSMTALGYDTAGYDLTNSHIPPGEYFDRECFCNYFSIDAEHEPCSDQLELTKERLWLHAICGSSKLPANWKKPLKIIGENYIPTSRWARSSDLPDMPQSIPEFSEQCRTEACNTDSEGFCQVEPAIDRSCVCGKLDYSLCQGSCQNFVSRKKYVRWLVDLCDDVQDWHGLPNDWHGLLLPRPRDMIPWGWNLRSENEKDTNCPSYTTNVSSLAIINILTALAVYFGERLSRNVKIVESPPKSPVWVLRGLVLASVQSIGHWIVVNTIQSTPGYENVPTLQLILLFCTMPHLGWLAIGAKRIHRSESKDLTAACSALYGEVFLQIPTLYFMTTVANYGLRNGFYSGILPHTDLGYSAWMMYGGAVLWLVPVAIMTVKIMRILILTFASHTQIYRLPEDLSQCDGNGCTPLNDKDETDHLFNPGYSDSGDGLSYGTIPEVAGPGQPPEHSREPHPSLYVVLTTGLPVTFLARCLFWIGFIRVSGANYCPQSLGILTTVWMATSLIQVTLKFII from the exons ATGAGGTTCGAATTCGAAGTACAGGAACAGCACCACCGGGGCTGCGAACTGTTCGGTATACATAGAAACAAAAGGCGAAAGGTCCTCGCACAGTTCCCTTTGAAGGTAGCTTGGTTTTCCGCCCGCATGACATTTGCCTGCCTTGAATACACGTCTGGAACAAGCAGCCCTGGCCAGTCACTGCGGTATAAGAACGTTGACCAAGCTGATCAGAGCCCTGTTATTCAAACGATTTACGAGATTTTGGAATGGGACATGAAATCAAAGCCAGAGACAGAAATCGTTCGAGACATGGAAGTAATGGAACGTCGAATCTTGTCTATGTACAGGGATGGAACAGCGTCCGCATACGACCGAGACGAGTACGATATGAGCCATGCAGAG GTCTTGTATTCCGTTTTTGAGAGCGCTGTCTCGGATTACGCTTTACTCGATAGAATGATACAAGACAATAGAGTCCTTCGTGCCGTTCTGCGGGTCTTCGAGAAACTACTGAAGGTCAACAGAGATTATGACGGAAGCTT CCCTAGTGATATCCTCAAGCATTTTGTACGAGCAG CCATCGATTGGCCTGACGGATTGCGATACCTCCTATCAACTGAGGCGAAACGTTTCTTGAACGACAGCAGGTCCACAGAAGAATATTCCCCGCCCATCGTTCTGGCATGCCAGACGCCCAATTTAGAGTCTGCGACCATTCTTTTGGAGGCAGGCTGTTGCCTTGAGCTATCCCTTCGGACAGGTCGTGCGTTTTGGGGAACTTCAATGGAATGCATTGCAGTTGTTGCCTCCAATCTCGCAACAAGGAGACTTCAGTTACTCAAATTGGCACAGGAGAAGCTTTTAAGGTTTTTTGAGGGCGAGACAGTTATGTTTGCCGACTTGGCAGCCGCGAGCATTTGCGATTCTCTCGACAAGGCCAATATTCCCTTTCATCAAAGTCTTCGCGTCGAGAGAGACTACAAGTCAATTTACTCATGCACCGCTATCCCCTTTGAGTTTTTCAGCATCTTCTGGGATGCCGGATTTCGCCAAAGCAGAAGCCATGATAAAGCTGGCCTTTTGCCGGCGATGACATATCGCTGTCATATGTTCTGTCCTCCTTACCGGAAGGGAACCTTTGACTTCTTAGACTCATATCACTGGATGCGTGATCACGATTTCCTCGATGTAACGCCAACAGATCCACTCAAACTAGGACTCAATCGGTCTTCCACTGCATATCACTATATCGGGGCAATGTTTGGTGCTTTCTTTGATGCAAAAACATCAGAATCTCCCAATCATTTTCCAGATGCTCAGTGCGTGATAGATGAACTTTCAAGAGTTCAAGTTGAGGATCAATGCGACTGCTGGTGTAACGCTGCAGATCACGGTTGTTCGCCTATAAAGCTACTTCTCAAGTCTCATCTTAGCGAGCGTCATCCCGGGATAGCAATGGATTTCGATGTACTACGACACATTGTCTTTCATCATAAAATTGTTGATTTCTGGCCCTCGGCTACCGGCCAGAATGTCACTGGCTACGCAAATGAGCTTTTGCGTCTTCTTACATTTGAGGCTCTTGACATGACCCATACATGCTGCACATTTGAAGCTGTCCACAAAGAGATCGTCAAGGATATGGTTTCTACAGCAAGTGAGAAGCCTGCAGCAATATTTAGTTGCAGAGCGGAAAGGGTTCGGGGCATTCGTTCCTTGGCCGAGGAAAGAGAAAGCGCTCACCTGCTTGAAGACTTGATGTCAGAGTTCACGCCACAGTTGATTCTACAGGGTCCAGGACCTGAGGCTTTTGAACTTTTTATCAAGGGCTATTGGCGGCAACGTGTGTGT CTTAAAGGAATACTCCATGCTCTTCTGGTGCTAGGGGCTTCTGGGGTAGCCCTGACAG ATACGACCCACGACTACAGCGGACCTTACGATCTCGGACTTCACGACGGAAATAACCCAACAATacaaaagaattataaaggATGGGTGAACCCAGAGGACCTTGCTCCTATGCCACAGTGCATTGCCCAGCAAGACCAGGCTGCCTGGCTGAGTGCTATGACCCGATGTACCAGACATCGATGCACTAATCACTTCATTTTCTGCACGCACTATCAGTGGCTCACTGAACTCAGCTGTCTCAGTAACGAATTCTCCCCGACCACCATCCAACGTTACGTCTCGTTTTGCAGTCGGTCGGTACTGGCCAAAGCACAACTGGCCGAATGGATACAGCAAATCACCGGTCGGACTTGGCTGGTACACCTCGGTGACACCAATGGGCTACAGAGTTTGTCCCCGAGAAGCTTGACACAAGGATACAATATCGTCAGCGTAGAACAAAAGGCACCAACGTGCCTCAGACAATCGGCATCCACACTCAATGAACCGTTTGAACATGTGCTGGGATCTTGCAGTTTCACGGGCGTGACAATCCACGAGGGCAACGCAGCTCGGCCCTGGGAATACAGCACAGCTCGGAAGTCTATGACTGCCCTTGGCTATGATACCGCCGGGTATGACCTGACCAACTCGCACATACCTCCAGGCGAGTATTTCGACAGAGAATGCTTTTGCAATTATTTCTCGATCGATGCAGAGCACGAACCGTGTTCAGACCAACTCGAGTTGACAAAGGAGAGACTATGGTTGCATGCCATATGCGGATCTTCAAAACTCCCTGCGAACTGGAAAAAGCCACTGAAGATTATTGGAGAGAATTATATCCCGACATCCAGATGGGCAAGATCTTCAGACCTTCCAGACATGCCGCAGAGCATACCAGAATTCTCCGAACAGTGTCGAACTGAAGCATGCAATACCGACTCAGAAGGCTTTTGCCAGGTAGAGCCCGCCATAGACAGATCCTGTGTGTGTGGAAAACTCGATTACAGCCTTTGTCAAGGATCCTGTCAGAACTTCGTGTCAAGAAAGAAGTACGTCAGGTGGCTTGTAGATCTCTGCGACGATGTTCAAGACTGGCATGGGCTGCCCAATGATTGGCATGGACTATTGTTGCCTCGGCCTCGCGACATGATCCCATGGGGTTGGAATCTGAGATCAGAAAACGAGAAAGACACGAACTGCCCGTCCTATACAACAAACGTCAGCAGCCTTGCCATTATCAATATACTGACTGCTCTTGCTGTGTACTTTGGAGAGAGGTTATCTCGAAATGTCAAGATCGTCGAATCTCCCCCGAAAAGTCCAGTTTGGGTCCTGCGAGGGCTCGTACTTGCCAGTGTCCAGTCAATAGGCCACTGGATCGTGGTCAATACTATTCAGAGTACACCGGGCTACGAGAACGTCCCCACATTACAACTCATTCTTCTCTTTTGCACAATGCCTCATCTTGGTTGGCTCGCGATAGGAGCCAAGCGGATTCATCGTTCCGAATCAAAAGATCTGACCGCGGCATGCTCGGCGCTCTACGGCGAGGTTTTCCTGCAGATCCCCACCTTGTATTTCATGACTACGGTTGCGAACTACGGATTGAGGAATGGTTTCTATTCTGGTATCTTGCCACATACAGATTTGGGGTATTCCGCTTGGATGATGTACGGTGGAGCTGTCCTGTGGCTCGTGCCTGTGGCGATCATGACTGTAAAGATCATGCGAATCCTGATTCTGACATTCGCTTCCCATACTCAGATATACAGGCTACCGGAGGACCTATCTCAATGCGATGGTAATGGATGTACGCCACTCAACGACAAAGATGAAACTGATCATTTGTTCAATCCTGGGTACAGTGATTCGGGAGATGGGCTCAGCTATGGTACTATACCAGAGGTGGCTGGGCCCGGTCAACCCCCCGAGCATTCAAGGGAGCCTCATCCAAGTCTGTACGTCGTTTTGACTACCGGTCTTCCTGTAACATTCCTAGCTCGATGTCTCTTCTGGATTGGGTTCATTCGTGTCAGTGGAGCCAA TTACTGTCCTCAATCACTTGGTATCTTGACTACCGTATGGATGGCTACTTCACTGATTCAGGTCACTCTCAAGTTTATCATTTAG